The Helicobacter pylori genome includes a window with the following:
- the lpxC gene encoding UDP-3-O-acyl-N-acetylglucosamine deacetylase produces the protein MKQTTINHSVELVGIGLHKGVPVKLVLEPLGENQGIVFYRSDLGVKLPLKPENIVDTKMATVLGKDNARISTIEHLLSAVHAYGIDNLKISVDNEEIPIMDGSALTYCMLLDEAGIKELDAPKKVMEIKQVVEIREGDKFVKIEPDSQLSLNFTIDFNHPVIAKQAHHFVFSKTAYKEQVAKARTFGFLQEVNYLRSIGLAKGGSLNNCIVLDENSILNKEGLRCEKEFVCHKILDAMGDLMVLGMPVMGKYTSFSGSHKLNSMLVKAILADAKNYEVLIATDPAKEFALQKAFA, from the coding sequence ATGAAACAAACAACCATTAACCACTCTGTGGAATTAGTAGGGATAGGCTTGCACAAAGGCGTTCCTGTGAAGCTTGTTTTAGAGCCTTTAGGAGAAAATCAAGGCATTGTTTTTTACCGCTCTGATTTGGGCGTGAAGCTCCCCTTAAAACCTGAAAACATCGTGGATACCAAAATGGCAACCGTGTTGGGTAAGGATAACGCTAGAATTTCTACGATTGAGCATTTGCTTTCGGCTGTCCATGCGTATGGTATTGACAATCTTAAGATCTCTGTGGATAACGAAGAAATCCCTATCATGGACGGGAGTGCTTTGACTTATTGCATGCTTTTAGATGAAGCAGGGATTAAAGAACTAGACGCTCCTAAAAAGGTGATGGAAATTAAGCAAGTTGTTGAGATTAGAGAGGGCGATAAATTCGTTAAAATTGAGCCAGACAGCCAACTTTCTTTGAATTTCACGATTGATTTTAACCATCCGGTTATCGCTAAGCAAGCCCATCATTTCGTCTTTAGTAAAACCGCTTACAAAGAGCAAGTCGCTAAAGCCCGCACCTTTGGGTTTTTGCAGGAAGTGAATTACTTGCGATCCATTGGTTTGGCTAAAGGGGGGAGTTTGAATAATTGCATCGTGCTGGATGAAAACAGCATTTTGAATAAAGAGGGTTTGAGATGTGAAAAGGAATTTGTCTGCCATAAGATTTTAGACGCTATGGGGGATCTAATGGTTTTAGGCATGCCTGTGATGGGCAAATACACTTCTTTTTCAGGGAGTCATAAGCTCAATTCCATGTTGGTTAAAGCCATTTTGGCGGACGCTAAAAATTACGAAGTTTTGATCGCTACAGATCCAGCTAAAGAATTTGCGTTGCAAAAGGCTTTCGCTTAA
- the rimP gene encoding ribosome maturation factor RimP, with protein MTKKIEEKIEGVIESLGYLLYDVSLIKENEQHVLRVSLKNPNGAVSLDICQQVSEIISPLLDVCDFIQDAYILEVSSMGLERTLKTPKHFKLSLGEKVEVKLTNKESFQAVLKDANDLNADFELEDHAIKSVEYKDLKKVKTLFEW; from the coding sequence ATGACTAAAAAAATAGAAGAGAAAATAGAGGGCGTGATTGAAAGTTTGGGCTATTTGCTTTATGATGTGAGTTTGATTAAAGAAAATGAGCAGCATGTTTTAAGAGTGAGCCTTAAAAACCCTAATGGAGCGGTTAGTTTGGACATTTGCCAACAAGTGAGCGAGATTATTTCGCCCTTATTAGATGTGTGCGATTTTATTCAAGACGCTTATATTTTGGAAGTGAGTTCCATGGGGTTAGAAAGAACGCTTAAAACCCCCAAACACTTCAAGCTTTCTTTAGGCGAAAAAGTGGAAGTCAAACTCACAAATAAAGAAAGCTTTCAAGCTGTCCTTAAAGACGCTAACGATTTGAACGCGGATTTTGAATTAGAAGATCACGCTATCAAAAGCGTGGAGTATAAAGATTTAAAGAAAGTTAAAACGCTTTTTGAGTGGTGA
- the thrB gene encoding homoserine kinase gives MVVSVPATSANLGPGFDCLGLSLNLRNRFFIEPSSFHAVKLVGEGEGIPKFLTNNIFTKVFYEILKKHGNDGSFKFLLHNRVPITRGMGSSSAMIVGAVASAFAFLGFAFDRENIVNTALIYENHPDNITPAVFGGYNVAFVEKKKVISLKTKIPSFLKAVMVIPNRAISTKQSRHLLPKRYSVQESVFNLSHASLMTMAIVQGKWDLLRCCSKDRMHQYKRMQTYPVLFVIQKLALENNALMSTLSGSGSSFFNMCYEEDAPKLKQVLSKKFPKFRVAVLDFDNDGVLIEKD, from the coding sequence TTGGTAGTGAGTGTTCCTGCAACAAGTGCGAATTTAGGCCCCGGTTTTGATTGCTTGGGTTTGAGCTTGAATTTACGCAATCGTTTTTTTATTGAGCCTAGCAGTTTTCATGCGGTGAAATTGGTTGGGGAGGGTGAAGGGATCCCTAAGTTTTTGACCAACAATATTTTCACTAAAGTGTTTTATGAGATTTTAAAAAAGCATGGGAATGACGGCTCATTTAAATTTTTATTGCATAATAGAGTCCCTATTACAAGGGGCATGGGGTCTAGTTCGGCGATGATTGTGGGGGCGGTCGCTTCAGCGTTTGCGTTTTTAGGGTTTGCTTTTGATAGAGAAAACATTGTCAATACCGCTTTAATTTATGAAAACCACCCGGATAATATCACCCCGGCGGTGTTTGGGGGGTATAATGTAGCGTTTGTGGAAAAAAAGAAAGTGATAAGTTTAAAAACCAAAATCCCTTCTTTTTTAAAAGCGGTGATGGTGATCCCTAATAGGGCCATTTCTACTAAGCAATCGCGCCATCTCTTGCCCAAGCGTTACAGCGTGCAAGAAAGCGTGTTTAACCTTTCGCATGCGAGCTTGATGACGATGGCGATTGTGCAGGGGAAGTGGGATTTATTGCGTTGTTGCTCTAAAGACAGGATGCATCAATATAAGCGCATGCAAACTTATCCCGTGTTGTTTGTGATCCAAAAGCTCGCTTTAGAAAATAATGCCCTAATGAGCACGCTTTCAGGGAGCGGTTCGTCGTTTTTTAACATGTGTTATGAAGAGGACGCTCCTAAATTAAAGCAGGTTTTGAGCAAGAAATTCCCTAAATTTAGGGTAGCGGTTTTAGATTTTGATAATGATGGAGTCCTTATTGAGAAAGACTGA
- the rbfA gene encoding 30S ribosome-binding factor RbfA — protein MNPHKERLESNLLELLQEALANLNDSELNSLSVTKVECSKGKHHALVFVLSSDHKILSKLKKAEGLIRQFVLQASGWFKCPKLSFVLDNSLEKQLRLDAIFNEIAKGKDND, from the coding sequence ATGAACCCTCATAAAGAACGCTTAGAATCCAATCTTTTAGAGTTATTACAAGAGGCTTTAGCGAATTTGAACGACAGCGAGTTGAATTCTTTAAGCGTTACTAAAGTGGAATGCTCTAAAGGGAAGCACCACGCTTTGGTGTTTGTGCTTTCATCAGATCATAAAATCCTTTCTAAATTGAAAAAAGCTGAGGGTTTGATTAGGCAATTTGTTTTGCAAGCGAGCGGGTGGTTTAAATGCCCAAAACTCAGTTTTGTTTTAGACAATAGTTTAGAAAAGCAGCTCCGTTTAGACGCCATATTTAATGAAATCGCTAAAGGGAAAGATAATGACTAA
- the acs gene encoding acetate--CoA ligase: protein MQLDDDLEFAKKVFNPNRAFAKQARIKNMCEYKDLVHEANEDYEHFWGELAKQKLTWFKPFDKVLNSDNAPFFKWFENGKINVSYNCIDRHLKDKKNKVAIIFEGEMGDYNVITYRKLHSEVNKTANLLKNEFNVKKGDRVIIYMPMIVESVYMMLACARIGAIHSIVFAGFSPEALRDRINDAQAKLVITADGTFRKGKPYMLKPALDKALENNACPSVEKALIVIRNAREIDYVRGRDFVYNEMVNYQSDKCELEMMDSEDPLFLLYTSGSTGKPKGVQHSSAGYLLWAQMTMEWVFDIRDNDNFWCTADIGWITGHTYVVYGPLACGATTLILEGTMSYPDYGRWWRMIEEYRVDKFYTSPTAIRMLHAKGENEPLKYNLESLKVLGTVGEPINPTAWKWFYEKIGNSKCSIVDTWWQTETGGHIISPLPGATPIRASCATLPLPGIHAEVLNEDGTKTKSGEQGFLCITKPWPSMIRNIWGDEQRYIDSYFSQIKLNGEYVYLSGDGAIVDENGYITIIGRTDDIVNVSGHRIGTAEVESAISKHEMVVECAVVGIPDTIKGEGLFAFVVLCDGAKCNLGESLELLKEMNHILSIEIGKIAKLDNVMYVPGLPKTRSGKIMRRLLKSIAKKEPITQDLSTLEDVNVVKEIMSIVQMEE from the coding sequence ATGCAATTAGACGATGATTTAGAATTCGCTAAAAAAGTCTTTAACCCTAACAGAGCGTTTGCCAAGCAAGCCAGGATTAAAAACATGTGCGAATATAAAGATTTAGTGCATGAAGCCAATGAAGATTATGAACATTTTTGGGGCGAGTTAGCCAAGCAAAAACTCACATGGTTTAAACCTTTTGATAAGGTTTTAAACAGCGATAACGCCCCTTTTTTCAAATGGTTTGAAAACGGCAAAATCAATGTTTCTTACAATTGCATAGACAGGCATTTAAAAGACAAAAAAAATAAAGTGGCGATCATTTTTGAAGGGGAAATGGGGGATTATAATGTCATCACTTACAGAAAACTCCACTCTGAAGTCAATAAAACAGCCAACCTTTTAAAAAACGAATTCAATGTCAAAAAAGGCGACAGAGTCATTATCTATATGCCCATGATTGTAGAAAGCGTTTATATGATGCTCGCATGCGCTAGGATTGGAGCGATCCATAGCATCGTTTTTGCTGGGTTTAGCCCTGAAGCCTTGAGGGATAGGATCAACGACGCTCAAGCCAAATTAGTTATCACAGCGGACGGGACTTTTAGAAAAGGCAAACCCTACATGCTCAAGCCAGCCCTTGACAAGGCTCTAGAAAATAACGCCTGCCCTAGTGTGGAAAAAGCGCTCATTGTGATACGAAACGCCAGAGAGATTGACTATGTGAGAGGGCGCGATTTTGTCTATAATGAAATGGTCAATTACCAATCCGATAAATGCGAACTTGAAATGATGGACTCTGAAGATCCTTTATTCTTGCTCTATACAAGCGGATCAACCGGGAAACCTAAAGGCGTTCAACACAGCAGTGCGGGGTATTTGCTATGGGCACAAATGACGATGGAGTGGGTTTTTGATATTAGAGATAACGATAATTTTTGGTGCACCGCTGATATTGGTTGGATCACAGGGCACACTTATGTGGTTTATGGGCCCTTAGCTTGTGGGGCGACAACTTTGATACTAGAAGGCACGATGTCTTATCCAGATTATGGGAGATGGTGGAGGATGATAGAAGAATACCGCGTGGATAAATTCTACACTTCCCCCACCGCTATAAGAATGCTGCATGCTAAAGGCGAAAACGAACCCTTAAAGTATAATTTAGAATCGCTCAAAGTTTTAGGAACGGTAGGAGAGCCCATTAACCCTACGGCATGGAAATGGTTTTATGAAAAAATCGGTAACTCAAAATGCAGTATCGTGGATACTTGGTGGCAGACAGAAACAGGTGGGCATATCATCAGCCCTTTACCGGGAGCTACGCCTATAAGGGCTAGTTGTGCGACCTTACCTTTGCCTGGCATCCATGCAGAAGTTTTAAACGAAGACGGCACTAAAACAAAGTCCGGAGAGCAAGGGTTTTTATGCATCACTAAGCCATGGCCTTCTATGATAAGAAACATTTGGGGCGATGAACAACGATACATTGACAGCTATTTTTCTCAGATCAAGTTGAATGGGGAATATGTCTACCTCTCTGGAGATGGCGCTATCGTGGATGAAAACGGATACATCACTATTATTGGGCGCACCGATGATATTGTGAATGTGAGCGGGCATAGGATTGGCACGGCTGAAGTGGAGAGCGCTATTTCTAAACATGAAATGGTGGTTGAATGTGCGGTAGTGGGTATCCCTGATACGATTAAAGGAGAGGGCTTGTTTGCGTTTGTGGTGCTGTGCGATGGGGCTAAATGCAATCTTGGCGAGAGTTTAGAATTGCTAAAAGAAATGAATCATATCTTATCCATTGAGATTGGAAAGATCGCTAAATTAGACAATGTCATGTATGTGCCGGGTTTGCCTAAAACTAGGAGTGGGAAAATCATGAGAAGGCTTTTGAAATCTATCGCCAAAAAAGAGCCCATCACTCAAGATTTAAGCACGCTAGAAGATGTGAATGTGGTCAAAGAAATAATGAGTATCGTTCAAATGGAAGAGTGA
- a CDS encoding DUF448 domain-containing protein: MRKTEIKIRMCVVCRMRQPQKDLLRLKSFENQIMEFDGKGRSFYVCENCLKNGEKKLLKAVSKIKNAPKDTKNIITWIKERSIA; this comes from the coding sequence TTGAGAAAGACTGAAATTAAAATCCGCATGTGTGTGGTGTGCAGAATGCGCCAACCTCAAAAGGATTTGTTGCGTTTGAAAAGCTTTGAAAATCAAATCATGGAATTTGATGGCAAAGGCCGTAGTTTTTATGTGTGTGAAAATTGTTTGAAAAATGGAGAAAAAAAGTTGTTGAAAGCGGTTTCAAAAATAAAGAACGCCCCAAAAGATACCAAAAATATCATTACTTGGATTAAGGAGAGAAGCATAGCATGA
- a CDS encoding tRNA threonylcarbamoyladenosine biosynthesis protein TsaB translates to MELDLVLISLGEGVSLGVYQNNFLCASYTSKLKTSEALVEVFSQLFEDFKNPALPAIKGVYYAKGPGSFTSLKLTHVFLHTLALIHDFELYSTTGFDFNDNTPILAYTNKYFVSKETGSLTDFKDLKIAPKDFMLPLFLEKDKFTQLNTPFYILPPI, encoded by the coding sequence TTGGAATTGGATTTAGTGCTTATCTCTTTAGGCGAGGGGGTTTCGCTTGGGGTGTATCAAAACAATTTTTTGTGTGCTTCTTACACTTCCAAATTAAAAACAAGCGAAGCTTTAGTGGAAGTTTTTTCGCAATTATTTGAAGATTTTAAAAACCCTGCTTTACCGGCGATTAAGGGGGTTTATTACGCTAAAGGGCCAGGGAGTTTCACTAGCCTAAAACTCACGCATGTTTTCTTACACACTTTGGCTTTAATCCATGACTTTGAACTCTATTCCACCACGGGCTTTGATTTTAACGACAACACGCCCATTTTAGCGTATACCAATAAATACTTTGTTTCAAAAGAAACGGGAAGCTTGACCGATTTTAAAGATTTGAAAATCGCGCCAAAAGATTTCATGCTGCCCCTCTTTTTAGAGAAAGACAAATTCACCCAATTGAACACGCCGTTTTACATTTTGCCTCCTATTTAG
- the infB gene encoding translation initiation factor IF-2, translating into MSGMVDLKEFLAELGKTQKELKNVIEQAKDIGLELKTNSKMTPEQANKLYKYIVDGIKEQIQANQPTKNPEQDNKDDLNTAATPKPLNKKVSKTPKKEETKSQPKPKKTKEKKKEAPAPIAKKKGGIEIVNTFEDQTPPQTPPIENTPKMVSHSQIEKAKQKLQEIQKSREALNKLTQSNTNNANGTNNANNVNNAKKEISEVKKQEQEIKRHENIKRRTGFRVIKRNDEVENEIENSVSKKPTQSAAAIFEDIKKEWQEKDKQEAKKAKKPSKPKATPTAKNNKSHKIDFSDVRDFKGNDIYDDETDEILLFDLHEQDNLNKEEEEKEIRQNINDRVRVQRKNPWMNESGIKRQSKKKHAFRNDNSQKVIQSAISIPEEVRVYEFAQKANLNLADVIKTLFNLGLMVTKNDFLDKDSIEILAEEFHLEISVQNTLEEFEVEEVLEGVKKERPPVVTIMGHVDHGKTSLLDKIRDKRVAHTEAGGITQHIGAYMVEKNDKWVSFIDTPGHEAFSQMRNRGAQVTDIAVIVIAADDGVKQQTIEALEHAKAANVPVIFAMNKMDKPNVNPDKLKAECAELGYNPVDWGGEYEFIPVSAKTGDGIDNLLETILIQADIMELKAIEEGSTRAVVLEGSVEKGRGAVATVIVQSGTLSVGDSFFAETAFGKVRTMTDDQGKSIQSLKPSMVALITGLSEVPPAGSVLIGVENDSIARLQAQKRATYLRQKALSKSTKVSFDELSEMVANKELKNIPVVIKADTQGSLEAIKNSLLELNNEEVAIQVIHSGVGGITENDLSLVSSSEHAVILGFNIRPTGNVKNKAKEYNVSIKTYTVIYALIEEMRSLLLGLMSPIIEEEHTGQAEVRETFNIPKVGTIAGCVVSDGVIARGIKARLIRDGVVVHTGEILSLKRFKDDVKEVSKGYECGIMLDNYNEIKVGDVFETYKEIHKKRTL; encoded by the coding sequence ATGAGTGGTATGGTTGATTTAAAAGAATTTTTAGCCGAGCTTGGTAAGACCCAAAAAGAGCTTAAAAATGTGATCGAGCAAGCCAAAGATATTGGTTTAGAGCTTAAGACAAATTCTAAAATGACCCCAGAGCAAGCAAACAAGCTATACAAATACATTGTGGATGGCATTAAAGAACAAATACAAGCCAATCAACCCACTAAAAATCCTGAACAAGACAATAAAGATGATTTGAATACAGCCGCAACGCCCAAACCCCTTAACAAAAAGGTTTCCAAAACGCCTAAAAAAGAAGAAACAAAAAGCCAACCAAAGCCCAAGAAAACTAAAGAGAAGAAAAAAGAAGCTCCTGCGCCCATTGCCAAAAAAAAAGGAGGGATAGAAATTGTCAATACTTTTGAAGACCAAACGCCCCCTCAAACGCCCCCTATAGAAAACACCCCTAAAATGGTTAGCCACTCTCAAATAGAAAAAGCCAAGCAAAAGCTCCAAGAAATCCAAAAAAGCCGAGAAGCCCTAAACAAGCTCACCCAAAGCAACACTAACAACGCTAACGGCACCAATAACGCTAATAATGTTAATAACGCTAAAAAAGAAATCAGCGAAGTTAAAAAGCAAGAGCAAGAAATCAAACGCCATGAAAACATTAAAAGACGCACCGGTTTTAGGGTGATTAAACGCAACGATGAAGTAGAAAATGAAATTGAAAACAGCGTAAGCAAAAAACCCACTCAAAGTGCGGCGGCTATTTTTGAAGACATTAAAAAAGAATGGCAAGAAAAAGACAAACAAGAGGCTAAAAAAGCCAAAAAACCAAGTAAGCCCAAAGCCACCCCCACAGCCAAAAACAACAAATCCCATAAAATTGATTTTAGCGATGTCAGGGATTTTAAGGGCAATGATATTTATGATGATGAAACCGATGAAATCTTATTGTTTGATCTGCATGAACAAGATAATCTCAATAAGGAAGAAGAAGAAAAAGAAATCCGCCAGAATATCAACGACAGGGTGCGCGTCCAAAGAAAAAACCCTTGGATGAATGAAAGCGGGATCAAACGACAATCCAAGAAAAAGCACGCATTCCGTAACGATAACAGCCAAAAAGTGATCCAAAGCGCGATTTCAATCCCTGAAGAAGTGCGCGTTTATGAATTCGCGCAAAAAGCGAATTTGAATTTGGCTGATGTGATTAAAACCCTCTTTAATTTAGGGCTTATGGTAACTAAAAACGATTTTTTGGATAAGGATAGCATAGAAATTTTAGCCGAAGAGTTCCATTTAGAAATTTCTGTTCAAAACACTTTGGAAGAATTTGAAGTAGAAGAAGTGCTAGAGGGGGTGAAAAAAGAACGCCCGCCTGTGGTTACTATCATGGGGCATGTTGATCATGGTAAAACTTCACTACTGGATAAAATCCGTGATAAAAGAGTCGCTCACACGGAAGCTGGGGGGATCACTCAGCACATTGGCGCTTACATGGTGGAAAAGAACGATAAGTGGGTGTCTTTCATTGACACCCCAGGGCATGAAGCCTTTAGCCAGATGCGTAATCGTGGGGCTCAAGTTACCGATATTGCAGTGATTGTGATAGCGGCTGATGATGGGGTGAAGCAACAGACTATTGAAGCTTTAGAGCATGCAAAGGCCGCTAATGTGCCTGTGATTTTTGCGATGAATAAAATGGATAAGCCTAATGTGAATCCGGACAAACTCAAAGCCGAATGCGCTGAGCTTGGCTATAACCCTGTGGATTGGGGCGGAGAGTATGAGTTTATCCCTGTTTCGGCTAAAACGGGCGATGGCATTGATAATTTGTTAGAAACCATTCTTATTCAAGCGGATATTATGGAATTAAAAGCCATAGAAGAAGGCAGCACTAGAGCGGTTGTTTTAGAAGGAAGCGTGGAAAAAGGGCGTGGGGCAGTAGCCACTGTGATTGTCCAAAGCGGGACTTTAAGCGTGGGGGATAGTTTTTTTGCCGAAACGGCGTTTGGTAAAGTAAGAACAATGACTGATGATCAAGGCAAGAGCATTCAAAGCTTAAAACCCTCTATGGTGGCTCTCATCACAGGCTTAAGCGAAGTGCCACCTGCAGGATCGGTTCTCATAGGGGTAGAAAACGACTCTATCGCGCGCTTGCAAGCTCAAAAAAGGGCGACTTATTTACGCCAAAAAGCGTTGAGTAAAAGCACTAAAGTGTCTTTTGATGAGCTTTCAGAAATGGTCGCTAATAAGGAATTGAAAAATATTCCTGTAGTCATTAAAGCGGATACGCAAGGAAGCTTAGAGGCTATTAAAAACAGCTTGTTAGAGCTTAATAACGAAGAAGTAGCGATTCAAGTGATCCACTCAGGGGTGGGGGGCATTACTGAGAATGATTTGAGTCTAGTTTCTAGCAGTGAGCATGCCGTGATTTTAGGCTTTAATATCCGCCCCACCGGTAATGTGAAAAATAAGGCTAAAGAATACAATGTGAGCATTAAAACTTACACGGTGATTTATGCCTTGATTGAAGAAATGCGATCGCTGTTATTAGGTTTGATGAGTCCTATCATTGAAGAAGAGCATACCGGACAAGCGGAAGTGAGGGAAACCTTTAATATCCCTAAAGTTGGCACGATAGCTGGGTGTGTGGTGAGCGATGGGGTGATCGCTCGTGGCATTAAGGCGCGTTTGATTAGGGATGGCGTGGTGGTTCATACCGGCGAAATCCTTTCTTTAAAACGCTTTAAAGATGATGTGAAAGAAGTTTCTAAGGGCTATGAGTGTGGGATCATGCTAGACAATTATAATGAGATTAAAGTGGGCGATGTGTTTGAAACCTATAAAGAAATCCATAAAAAAAGAACCCTCTAA